A part of Capsicum annuum cultivar UCD-10X-F1 chromosome 6, UCD10Xv1.1, whole genome shotgun sequence genomic DNA contains:
- the LOC107873363 gene encoding uncharacterized protein LOC107873363, producing MHSEVVELVFSEMVKRRGSSSVGRSNAPVGLGPGQDPTRGGGRVGSHPTMPQTRAQTNTQHGVWSGRHPQVAAPERVQDQVDHDTPAVAPVAVPTITLPADVVVRMLNILEALVSNQGRTPAPQVTLQTQAQVQLNVATSQAPLLIDHSIADIGQPKDLKNFMDLKPPEFDATPSFVEP from the exons ATGCACAGTGAAGTTGTGGAACTTGTCTTTAgtgag ATGGTTAAGAGACGTGGTTCTTCCTCTGTTGGTCGATCTAATGCACCTGTTGGACTTGGTCCTGGACAAGATCCTACCCGTGGTGGTGGTCGAGTTGGGTCACATCCGACCATGCCTCAAACTAGGGCACAAACTAATACTCAACATGGAGTTTGGAGTGGGCGCCATCCCCAAGTTGCGGCTCCTGAGCGAGTACAAGACCAGGTTGATCATGATACTCCAGCTGTAGCACCTGTTGCTGTACCTACTATTACATTGCCTGCCGATGTTGTGGTTAGAATGTTGAATATATTGGAGGCATTGGTGTCTAATCAGGGTCGAACTCCAGCTCCTCAGGTTACTTTGCAGACGCAGGCACAAGTTCAGTTGAATGTTGCAACCTCTCAGGCACCTCTACTAATTGATCATTCGATTGCAGATATAGGGCAACCCAAGGATCTTAAGAATTTCATGGATCTTAAGCCACCGGAGTTTGATGCTACACCATCTTTTGTTGAGCCTTAA